One window of the Scyliorhinus torazame isolate Kashiwa2021f chromosome 24, sScyTor2.1, whole genome shotgun sequence genome contains the following:
- the LOC140400115 gene encoding histone H2B 7-like, whose translation MAEDKKAPAPKKGAKKTQKKVPVKGNKKRRRARKESYSIYIYKVMKQVHPDTGISSKAMSIMNSFVNDIFERIAGEASRLAHYNKRSTISSREIQTAVRLLLPGELAKHAVSEGTKAVTKYTSSK comes from the coding sequence ATGGCTGAGGACAAGAAAGCTCCAGCTCCCAAGAAGGGCGCTAAGAAAACCCAGAAGAAGGTGCCAGTGAAGGGCAACAAGAAGAGGAGACGagccaggaaggagagttactccatctacatctacaaagtgatgaagcaggttcaccccgacaccggtatctcctccaaggccatgagcatcatgaactccttcgtcaacgatattttcgagcgcatcgcgggtgaggcttcccgcctggcccattacaacaagcgcagcaccatcagctcccgggagatccagaccgccgtgcgcctgctgctgcccggggaactggccaagcacgccgtgtcggaagggacaaaggcggtgaccaagtacaccagctccaagtaa
- the LOC140400116 gene encoding histone H1-like: MSDSAAAETAPPAAAPVKAVKKQKAVPRKKQEGPGLGELILQIVAESGDRKGISLQAIKKALRSKGVDVDKRGAQIKQSVRRSVDNGSLAQVKGTGASGSFKIVKKTTGGKVGQTGAGKKPSVKKTAAKKSPKKTSATKASVKKPAAKKSPKKPAAKKSPKKPAAKKSPKKPAAKKAATPKKGAKKAAPKKRSPVKKTTGVKNPTQSRAKPKVKSVKAKKPAKK, from the coding sequence atgagcgatagtgcagccgccgaaacggctcctccagccgccgccccagtcaaggctgtcaagaagcagaaggcggttccccggaagaaacaagaaggtcccggactgggcgagctgatcctccagattgtggcggaaagcggcgatcgcaaggggatttccttacaggccataaagaaggcgctgcggagcaaaggggtcgatgtggataaacggggggcccagatcaagcaaagtgtcaggaggagtgtggacaacggcagcttggctcaggtcaagggcacgggcgcctccggctcTTTCAAGATCGTTAAGAAGACAACCGGGGGGAAAGTGGGACAGACCGGAGCAGGCAAGAAACCTTCAGTTAAGaaaacagcagccaagaaatctcccaagaaaacaTCAGCCACGAAAGCTTCagtgaagaaaccagcagccaagaaatctcccaagaaaccagcagccaagaaatctcccaagaaaccagcagccaagaaatctcccaagaaaccagcagccaagaaggcggcaactcccaaaaagggcgcgaagaaagcagccccgaagaaaaGGTCTCCTGTGAAAAAGACCACGGGCGTAAAAAATCCGACCCAATCGAGGGCCAAGCCCAAAGTCAAATCAGTAAAggctaagaaaccagcaaagaagtga